ATTGTCTATTTCTTATTACTCTGATACACTCGGTTTTAATCGTTATACCTTTTAAAATAACCTGTACGCCTTACCTTCCGATGTATTGGTCAACACGGCATCCTAACTTAATCATTCAGATGAGGCACTATGCACCAACACTGCCCCCTGTAGGTGCGGTGGCTCAACTACGAGCACATTTTCATGCTGACGATGTTGTCAAGTTTTGCTTAACTCTCAAGTTGTTTCTCAACAGACAAGTTGTTAGTTTTCCCCAGTTCTTTGCCCCAACTTGAAAAAGGGTCAGGGTCCTTTGAACGCAAGAACAATTCGGActtcgggtttttttttctttttgcagtttATCGCACAACCACTTGGGAGGTTGATTAGTCAGGTTGATAAAAACAGAAACGTTGCATTACTTTGAGTTCAATCAATTTCCGCAATTGTATACAAACATGAGTGAAACATGAAGCACAAGCAACCACAACTGAATTGACAGCCACTCAAAGCCAAGACAAACACAGCCTGTATGTACCCCAGAGCAAACAAttcaaacattttaaacaaagcATCCAAGTCCATTTCCTACTAATTGCGTGTGACCAGAAACTGAGGGCTTTCTGAGagtttcttttctttacttcctTCCACTGTGAGCCATTCACTTCTATGTTCCCCGCTTTTATACCGGTCTGTAGGCAATTATGCCCGCCCCTGACACCTGACAGGAAGTTTGTCTAATTGCGATGTGGCTGTTTCGCTCTGCCCCCTGCAGGTCTAGAggagaactaccgttttttccatgtaatgCGCAAgaattaacaaatttattgtcttaaaatctggggtgcgcattatacatgggtacattttttttttttggacaagtcacctatataaagagcgagagttcagttctctacctaaatgcgtattacaggtaatattttatttcacaacactttgccttgttcctttcttctctgctgttcacttcaaacacgctccatacgaacacaatgctctggtatcagacgcttgctcgatcacctgctcgtttgctgtcacaatgtaccctacacaaatccgaaacatttgtttgcggctccgagtcacgacgaggggcaagttttggtttccatgggtgtttttattcctcttcaacttctctcccatacagagccgcctttttcacatgtccgctcgtcactttcctctcttttcattttaacctaactgatcgcggtggtgcctttacgggcagtcggagaaatcatcgccaacaaaaaaaatacatccagcctagttaagaaatccccaggaagatcaccatgacaattgtgaataataaataaataattcttATATATATTatctatattattataataataatacagaattgtgataaataactggaacatcactcaaatattggtgatcccgttgagagtctcacatatttcttcgctatcgagtttgctactgcatgcgcagtgatactgaccggcaggataacatccggttgttcccaaagatgatctttttctgaaataattttacgtttacggacttaagtaacccggccgagtcataccaaagactaacaaaatgggacccattgcctccctgcttggcactcagcattaaggattggaattggggggttagatcaccaaatgattcccaagcgcagcgcagcgcagcgcagctgctgctcactgctcccctctcccccaggggatggatcaaaatcacacggggatgggtcaaatgcagaggacaaattttaccacccccagatgcgtgtgtgacgatcattgggacttaaaaaaaataaaaaataaatttgggtgcgtattatacatgggtacaggcttttttccagtatcaacatgccatttttagggtgcgtattatacatgggggcgcttTATACATTCTGCCTCTGTTAGTTGACATGACAATGACGTTCACGCTAAGTCTATGCACGCCATAGCCGAGCAATCTTAACGCAGGCGTGTCCTCTCTGCAGGAGCCTTCCTGGTTGCATGAAGCAACCCCTGCGCACCCAAACTCACAAGCAAAGTGAGTCCACATCAGATGGTCTGGCACCACCAGGACTTCTTTGCACTTTTGGGACGCCCGACCCACGTTGCCCGGCTCCTTCGCCAGAATCGACGAGTAAAGTACTCGTATCGTCGAATGGAAACAATCGCCTTTCCGTGAAGACGCTTCCTCGAGCGGCGGTCTATAGAGAGCAGCCGACGAGGGACATTGCGTGAAGAATgctctttttaaaaatgttccgTTTAGAACATTCCAGAAGACGACTCGGTGAAAAACATTCATGATGGAGGAATAATTCTCAGAGCGTCTGTCACTATACGGTACATTTTGTTCTGTGTAGATCACGGAAGAACCCGAGTCTGAACATTTGAGGACTGCGTGAGAAACATAAACTCCAAACGAGCTCTCTGTTGAGCACACTTCTCGGTTGTTTTGATTGTTTCACTCTGCAGCGCCACAAAGCCACACGTTTTGCTTTCACTGAAAAGACAAAAGTGGGATTTATaaagaatgaaataaaacaagTATTTTCATCGTTAAAGCAGTTGAGCGTCTTGACATCTACAGGGCGCCGTTGGCGGGAGAGACCTTGCCCTTGGTCTTGGCCTTGGTGGCGTCCCTGAAGCCAAGAAGGCTGCAGACGCCGTTCCTGATCTCGGCGGTGCGGACCCCGTAGATGACGGGGTTGGCGGCGGCCGGGGTCAAGATGTACAGGAGCCCCATGGCGCTGTTGGCGTCGGTGGGGATGGCAAGACCGAGGTTGTGCGACAGGAAGGTGACGCTTCCGACCAGATAGAACACCGTCATCACCATCAGGTGTGTGCCGCACGTGTGGAAGGCCTTACGACGCTCGTCCCCGGGGGCCGCCGCCCGCACCACGGCGACAAGGATCTGAGTCAGCAACCAAGTGATGAGATATTGCAATATTGCTCACGGGCCCATCTCACCGGTGGAGACCGAGCCCCCGTTTGCGCTCTCGCCAGGGCGACGTCTTGCACGACTAAACCTTTAGTCGGAGAGGGGCCGCCGCAGCCCCTTTTTTGTGATGTCGTAGAGACTCAGCGACAAAGTACGAAAGCGGCACTGCCATGTCTCCGGCAAAGACGATTCCCTAAGTTGCGAGCAGGATTAAAGGCCGCGAGAATTAAAGGCCGCGATGTCTCAGAGGGCAGCCAAAAACAGAACCTTTGAGACTCGACTCAACTCACTGGCGACCGAATCATCCAGGAGACTACGTAGCAGAGATTCGCCTCGCCATCGGGTTGCTAACAAGTCTCCGCACCAGTGAGATAGACCAAGTAAACATTTCACCACGACGCCACGGATACTTTCTGGCTGGCAAAAGTGAGTTAGGCAAAGCCTTTGAGAAAAACAGGCTTCAGTGACGACTTGAGCCGTCTGGCCGGCAGTCGTGTTTGGTGTCGGACCAATCGACGATCCGACCGTGCTCGCATTCTGCCATCCGCAAGTATGACGGCAAGCGTCGTTCTGAAACGGAGAGCGTGGAAACCTTGGCGTAGGAGAAGACGATGAGGGGGATGTCCACGCCCACGAAGCAGACGATGACAGCCACGCCGGCGGCAGCGCTGCGCCCGGTGTCGCCGCACGCCAGGCTGACCAGCGCCATGTGGTCACAGTAGCAGTGGCGGATCACGTCAGAAGCGCAGAAGCGCAGTGAGCCGGCCAGGCCCACCAGGGTGGCCATGACGGCGCCGCTCCGGGCCAAGGTGAAGAGCGTCAGCGTGACCAGCGCTCGCCGACCCAACAGCTGCTTGTAGCGCAGCGGGCGGCACACGGCCACGTAGCGGTCCAGCGCCATAGCCATGAGCAGGGTGGACTCCACCGACGACAGGAAGTGGGTGGCGAACATCTGCGCCAGGCAGCCGGCCAGGGACACGCGGGTCCCGTCTACTAGCAGACCCACCAGTGTGCTGGGGATGATGGCGGCCACGGCTAGCAGGTCCACCAGGCACAGGGCGCATATCAGCAGGTACCTGGGTACACGTGCAACATGCTTTGTGCTACACGGTACTTTCCTGcatgctgctcctgctgctgctggggtGCTTTGACTTACGGGTCTGACATGTTTCGCCAGCTATGAGCTACCGTCTACCGATAAAAGACTAAAAGGATTTTTTGAACGGGAGAGCCAAAGAAAACAAGGCCGAGACGCTGACACCGAACTA
This genomic window from Syngnathus typhle isolate RoL2023-S1 ecotype Sweden linkage group LG6, RoL_Styp_1.0, whole genome shotgun sequence contains:
- the LOC133155313 gene encoding putative olfactory receptor 52L2, coding for MTRPWSLIWLGPTTSRQPVRELLARRIRDSLIPTGPLTLTYKAKYGATKLSCGGQKAPEGPFGFPSNRDVVYDGMSAENSSHSTFVFCGFPALDERRWVLAPPLATTSVLALLGNVLLVYVIASVERLHSPMYLLICALCLVDLLAVAAIIPSTLVGLLVDGTRVSLAGCLAQMFATHFLSSVESTLLMAMALDRYVAVCRPLRYKQLLGRRALVTLTLFTLARSGAVMATLVGLAGSLRFCASDVIRHCYCDHMALVSLACGDTGRSAAAGVAVIVCFVGVDIPLIVFSYAKILVAVVRAAAPGDERRKAFHTCGTHLMVMTVFYLVGSVTFLSHNLGLAIPTDANSAMGLLYILTPAAANPVIYGVRTAEIRNGVCSLLGFRDATKAKTKGKVSPANGAL